The nucleotide window agGGTAGAGCATGTCAcgtttgtaaggtgctgtcttcacagaagtttcgctagttgccatattctccattatttacaatagtTTTGCCAGAACACCACCGCTgccggtaactccgccccttccgccaTGTTCGCAAGCCgcgtgcgctgagtgcatgaagtgtccaacattccacactccgttttaacagttgaaaaagtgcatcatccgggtactcgtagtacacttctttttgttgcattttcagtgtaaacataccactcgcactacttacacttcaaaatgatgtaaaatagggcagaagtgtgcggtttgcgACACACCTATcgtaaaaacagacttaaatattgatctgtttctcacccacacctatcatatcgcttctgaaaatatggattaaatcactggagtcatgtggattgcttttatgctgcctttatgtgcttttggagcttcaacattttggtcaccattcacttgcattgtaaggacctacagagctgagatattctaaaaatcttcatatgtgttcagcagaagaaagaaaatacacaaagacaaaacagatctgggatggtatgagagtgagtaaatgatgagagaatttgtatttttgggtgaactgtctctttaacatgtattgaacccggaatattcttttgtAATGTTTTGAGCCGTGGCGCGCCTCCTTCTGTCGATATTTAGTACTTCGCTTACATATTAATGAAGTTTCTTCCAGGTTTTTATGGATTTCACTGTAGGCGCTGTTTTAAGAACATTATCCAGCTGCGCTGCTGCTGCCGTCATACTCTCAGCCCTTTTGTGCAACTTAATCCCTCCCAATATTGATGCTTTTAGTCTCTTTTCGTCGAGAAAGAAGCATCTGAAGCGAAGGACATTGTATCGGTGTGTTGCTGTGTGTAGTTTGATTGCCAGGCAGTTATTCTTAGTGGCTAGCTAACGTTAGCCGGTCAGCAGATAGtggaaaacactttttttttttttttactacttatTTTGAAAGTATTACTTGTATTTTAAGTAaaagatttgaagcaaaaaaagggACCAAAACAGGTTGTTAGTCATACAATGTATATTTCAGGAACTTAAAACTTACTGCGTGAGCCTCCAGTATTTACTTCACTGCTGTTGAGAAACTGTTTACTTCACAGTGGTTGTGTTTAACTTTGGCGTCAAAACTGATCACTTTTTTTCCTCTAGTTTTTGGCTTAATTTGTACATAAACCAACCAAATCGTTGCAGAAGTCTTTGGTATAAAATGCTTGGTGTTTCCTAGCCAGTAGACTGTATTTGTTTGACTGTCTACATTTCTGGATTAGATGGAGGAAGATGATGGCGACTTCATCCCTGAGCCATCAGAACACTCTCATTCCCAGCGAGGAAGTGTGGCTTCCTCAGTCACCAGAGGTCAGTTCTCTGTTCTCTTAATATTTTTTGATTGGTTCCTCTCTGGATGTCCTGAGCTGATTGTTGTTGACCTGACATGATCAATTCCCCCCCCCCTGTATTTTTGCAGCCCAGGATTTGTTGGTGTACTTGGCGAGTGACAGTGCAGTGCACATGACTTTGGAGAGTCTTGGTTGTATGAATGCTCAGGAGCTTGGTCGCAATGTCCGGGAGGCCCTCAACATTCCCAACTCTGCTGTAGATGTGTTTGCTTTCTGGTTCTGCTCTCCCTTGCTTGGTAATGAAATTTCTTTTGTGCTCGATTTAGTGGTCAGACTTATAACTTATGACCTATGTAATTTTAGGTTGTTTAGGAAGGAGAGACACAATGATGACATTTACAGTCTCTATGGCTGCTTTGCTAGTAAAGTTCAGGAGGGGCTTTAGGAAGTCCTCGGGGCATAAAAAGCCACCAGCTGGTGATCATCATAATTTTGATTAAAGAGagagtttacacaaaaatgaaaatcctctcatcgactcaccctcatgccatcccagatgtgtatgacttttttctgcagaacacaaacaaagatttttagaagaatatctcagctctgtaaggtacatacaatgcaagtgaatggtgaccaaaactttgaagctccaaaaatcacataaaggcagcataaaagtaatacaaaagactctagtggtttaatccatgtctataACAAATTTTTCACAATTAATCTTAACAGCtgtagtctccttggcaatcatgatttcaaactcgattacactccCTAAcgtcatctagcgctctgcgcatgcgtcaagaactaggaagtgtaatcaagcatgatcgtgcctagagaccgcaatgacaagatgtaaagtgaaaaaaaagagttatattttggtttgttctcacccaaaatcaattagatcacttcagaagacatggattaaaccactggagtcgtatggatcacttttatgctgcctttaaatgctttatGAAGCTtaaaagttttagtcaccattcacttgcattgtatggacctacagagctgagatattcttgtaaaaatcttcgtttgtgttctgcagaagaaataaagtcatacacatctagcatggtatgagggtgagtatatgatgaaaaaattttcatttttgggtgaactatgcctttaagtctTTCCTGTCATTTCCCACCTTTGCCTCATTTTGCTATTGTGACATGTTTGAATAGAACTGCAGCTGAAGCCAAAACATCAGCCCTACAAGCTGTGTCGTCAGTGGCAGGACCTGCTCTACCGCTTCACTGAGGCCCCTGCAGAAGACATTTCTCAaggtttgtgtgagtgtttgctTTACATACTTCATTTCACCTGAAAGTTGAGGTGTCTAACAATaacacatttctgtatttttCAGATGAGCCCAGCCTTCTGtacaaaagaaatgttttttatcCCAGGTCAAAAGAACTTCAGGTACTGAACGTGATGATATCTGATTTGTCTTTTTATAAACATTGTCTACCTTAAAGGGAAACtcgtcctcatgttgttccaaacctgcatgactttctttctactgtggaatACGAAAGGAAACGTTAAGCAGAATGCTAGCCCTCAAgtatcatttactttcattttagggggaaaaaaatgcaatgagatgcaatgaaagtgaatggtgactgatactaacattctgccttacatatcCACAGAATTCATATGTCTTTAGAAAAACATGTGGGTTgatgactatccctttaagatgacaTTGCCTGCAAGATTGTGttaatttgtgtattttttcTCAGATTGAAGATGAAGGAGTTTTAAGGCTGCTTTATGACGAGGCCAAGATGAATATCTTGCAGGGCCGTTACCCTTGTGACCCTGAACAGTGGTTGACGTTGGGAGCGTTGTCCTGTGCTATTGAGCTGGGGACAGGGCTAGATGACAAGGCTGTCAGAGCAGCAATCAGGTACCCTCCTCTGGTTAAACTAGGTTAATATAAAGCTCCTTAGGCTCTCGAATAAGGTTTCAGTTTCCTTTTACCTCCAACATTTTACTGCTAGTGTCTAAGTGTGGAATATGTGTAGTCTGCCAGTTATTATTGTGAAATAGCCTGATAGGCTGATCAAGACCACAACGCAAATTAAATTGGTCTTGaagaggtttaaaaaaaaatttattattatttatttatctatttattttcctccccattttctccctaatttggagtgcccaattcccaatgcgctttaagtcctcgtggtggcatagtgactcaatccgggtggcggaggacgaatctcagttgcctccgcatcttagaccatcaatccacgcatcttatcatgtggcttgttgagcgcgttaccacggagaatagcgtgaaacctccacacgtgctacgtctccacgcacaactcaccatgcacccctccgagagcaaaccacattatagcgaccacaaggaggttaccccatgtaactatcctccctagcaatcgggccaatttggttgataggagacttggctggagtcactcagcacaccctggattcgaactccaggggtggtagtcagcgtctttacttgctgagatacccaggcccccctctgaAGAGGATTATTTAGTGATTATCCCACtgattacatggctacttaccaaatgaataaataaaaacatatgaaagtagtttattttattatgtcaAAAAATGAGACCATAGAGAGTTATGAGTTTGACATTGTCATGCAGTGTGCgattagaattaatgtttgtttttatttttgatcaacaactgacagcAAAGAAAGAAGGGATATTTAAGcactgagggtgtttttaaagatttcctgtttcagtggcatacccaaaattaaaggcttataactcgacaaaaaaaataaaataaaaaaaataaaacaaaacaaggagggtcaagtgtttggtatcattgtaaagaaagtttttcatttttttttaatgatatagattaagatacatttttagactcacagcctaagaaactgctgaaaaactttttttcttatttttctgatttgacattatatatctcagggtgtaaataaggtggctctgacaaactgcttttgttttgttcccaataatgtcacctgtaactgagtacaattttgtgttgattcaacaaagcaatcaaaagttatagcattacaaaaataacttatcctagtgtccaaaaacgtctcccaagtgtccaaaagcctctccaaacaaatacaacataataattgtacttaagaactaattacacatgcaaatactaAATGTCTGCATGGCaagcagacatgattttagtaatgatatttcacagaatgagtttcattctgtgccatttgagtcttCATTGAGCCTGTGtaatgtacttggcgccatctcctggtggccatttgtaacagtcaccaatcacatgtctctgCCGCCACTGCAGCCAAATAGAGTGTGCTCTTAAGCCCCATTCACTCCGCCAGTGACATCGCGCGAGACAACAACACgatcctattcattttcaatgagagcacagcaacttccggcgacacgagctgccgttggcgacagagatcgccgtggagagcaacaagacaagttgagaaaatgtaaactttttttcaAATGACAAGCGACATTCACGAGCGActgccaatgagagtgaagacagcagagctcacgtcatctgtctcctggcagACTGGGTACGAGTGCATGCAAAACCGAGGAGAAGTTTCAGCATCCTGAGCGATTTTTACTGTtgtatatcatttgtctgtaaccacatgcttggatataataaaacaatgaagcgtggaaaagcgtgtcagaaacggtctgcattccgagtgagtttgattcattcattcatgatagattgattgtcttattaatgatttaatacactgaacactgctgcacattttataaaacactctacactgcagaatgtacaattttagagacaagagaactgattccttgtcaaactgTAATGATATCGTAATTTAACCAGTATTAGGTCTCATCCGTGATCAAATTTTTATACGTTATTGCCAGACGTGCAATCCTCCAATAACGTTAAAGAAACAAAcagtaggaatgcccactagCGACACAGATCACAGAGTCTAGTGACACCAAGCCACaaagtcgctggcagtgtgaacgcagctttatGCAacacaacacacagtgaaagaatCTCAGTTCTAAACTGCGtcttcaccactacacaactTGATCACTGGTgggtgaaatctgaacatttacctgcCAGTGGCTACTAACAGACTTTGTTCGCACATGCGAGTGAATGTAGAGGGCTGTATGAAGGAAATTGTTTGCCTTGCACAGTGGTCAATTATCCAGTTTAGCAGTCATTACACacaaatatttgactgcagaatgcaaTGGTTGAAcgatcagaatcaagtattccagagagcgaTGAGAGAGACTAATTAATTTCACTTCCTCCCCTAAATGTCTTTCCAGAGAGAAGAAGCTGTCCTCCTTCCTGCCAGCCCATGTTGCATTAGGAGGAGgttttctgtccacactgaggggGTGGGGAGGGCGACACGCTGAGATGGAGCAAAATCTTATAAAGGAGTATCATTCAGTCTGCTCCTCTTCTGCATCCAGCTCCACCCAGGACCCCACAGTTCTGCTGCATCAGTACCTCAGGAACAGCCACACCTTGCCTTACTATGGGTATGATCGCAGCAAGTTGTTGTGTGGATATCACTCTGTTTTATCATGGTCTTATTTAGGAAACCGACATTtgtaaactgtttatttttgtgtttgggAGTTGGAAAAACATTCACTATGATCCAATAGAGAGCAGGAAATGCAAAGTTACTTAAACCTTGCATGTGCTTATCTTTGCTTTGACAGATGTGCTTTCTTCATGGGTGAGATAGACAAGCCAGCCCAGGGCCTCCTTCACAGAAGTGGACGTAAGGCTGTGAACGTAGGCATCAGTCTGGAAGGAGTATATGTCATGGATGTGAAAGAGAAGGTCTGGATTTTCAtactttaaattaacattaaaggaatagtgcacagtgtaatcgagcttcaaatcatgatcgcggcaagaagactgcagatgtcaaggttTAAAATGaacaaggagttacattttggtctgttctcacccaaaactgatttaatcacttcagaagacatggattaaaccacttgagttctTATCGATCACCTATATGGTGCTTTTGTAGTATATAGTTTTGGACCCCAtggacttgaattgtatggatataaacacatcatagATCTATGATAATATCTTGATGTCCCAAGTTTAAGACAGCAtaagtgtgaataaatgatgaaagaattattatttttgagtgaactattcctttagtggCTTGACTGTTGAGGGCTCTTGTGTTGTTTTAGCCATATGAATAAAATTTTGTCCATCAGCATCATAATCATCTCTCTGGTTCTGATCTCCTTCAGCATGTCCTCCTTGGTCTGAAGTTTAATGAACTTTCTTGGGACCACAGTTACCCAGAGACAGAGGGTGACTCGCATATACTCTGGCTGGAGTTTGATGGGGAGGAGGCTGGCGTGCCTGTCAACAAATTATTAAAGATTTATTCCAAACAGGTAAGCACACAATTAATGACTGAATTTGTAAtaaattttaatatattgttaaAATCTGTAAAGTGTTAAATGGCAATAAATACATATTTGACTGTAGTTACGTTATAAAGAGAATAGGTACAGTTAAGTTCATGTTTTACTTCacaagctttttttctttttttttgtcctcCAGGCAGAGCTGATGAGCGGTCTGATTGAGTTTTGTGTGGAGTTACGCTCTGTTGGTGAGTCATCGGCTACAGGGACTGATGGTGAAGTCACACCTTCCCAAGCACCTTCGGGTCAGGTGGAAGGCAGCGAGAAAACTCGAGAGAAACGGCAGGGGAAACTGCGCAGACTGAGCAGCGTGGTCTGTAGCCGAGTACATTCGCTCAGTACCATCAGCTATGTCAATGACGGTAAGGTACTAAAGAGGTTACTGAGAATAAGCAAAAAAAATTCCATCCTTTTTGATAAGTGCATTTTCATATGTTGACAGTATTGCAGTTACACATGAGGATTAGGCCTTTCTATACGTCTGCCATTGGGATCATTGAGTGTAATTAAAGGgaccgttcacccaaaaatgaaaatttgataatttactcaccctcatgttgttccagacctgtatgactttatttttatttttttgtggaacacaaaaggagatgttaagcagaatgttagggactgacagcctcagtgaccattaaggctgtgtcgatacaatcatacaggtgcatctcaataaattagaatgtcgtggaaaagttcatttatttcagtaattcaactcaaattgtgaaactcgtgtattaaataaattcaatgcacacagactgaagtagtttaagtctttggttcttttaattgtgatgattgtggctcatttaacaaaaacccaccaattcactatctcaaaaaattagaatatggtgacatgccaataagctaatcaactcaaaacacctgcaaaggtttcctgagccttcaaaatggtctctcagtttggttcactaggctacacaatcatggggaagactgctgatctgacagttgtccagaagactaaatcattgacacccttcacaaggagggtaagccacaaacattcattgccaaagaagctggctgttcacagagtgctgtatccaagcatgttaacagaaagttgagtggaaggaaaaagtgtggaagaaaaagatgcacaaccaaccgagagatgattgtcaagcaaaatcgattcaagaatttgggtgaacttcacaagaaatggactgaggctggggtcaaggcatcaagagccaccacacacagacatgtcaaggaatttggctacagttgtcgtattcctcttgtcaagccactcctgaaccacagacaacgtcagaggcgtcttacctgggctaaggagaagaagaactggactgttgcccagtggtccaaagtcctcttttcagatgagagtaagttttgtatttcatttggaaaccaaggtcctagagtctggaggaagggtggagaagctcatagcccaagttgcttgaagtccagtgttaagtttccacagtctgtgatgatttggggtgcaatgtcatctgctggtgttggtccattgtgttttttgaaaaccaaagtcactgcacccgtttaccaagaaattttggagcacttcgtgcttccttctgctgaccagctttttaaagatgctgatttcattttccagcaggatttggcacctgcccacactgccaaaagcaccaaaagttggttaaatgaccatggtgttggtgtgcttgactggccagcaaactcaccagacctgaaccccatagagaatctatggggtattgtcaagaggaaaatgagaaacaagagaccaaaaaatgcagatgagctgaaggccactgtcaaagaaacctgggcttccataccacctcaacagtgccacaaactgatcacctccatgccacgccgaattgaggcagtaattaaagcaaaaggagcccctaccaagtattgagtacatatacagtaaatgaacatactttccagaaggccaacaattcactaaaaatgtttttttattggtcttatgatgtattctaattttttgagatagtgaattggtgggtttttgttaaatgtgagccaaaatcatcacaattaaaagaaccaaagacttaaactacttcagtctgtgtgcactgaatttatttaatacacgagtttcacaatttgagttgaattactgaaataaatgaacttttccacgacattctaatttattgagatgcacctgtatatcgatATATTCCAATACtttctcacaatattgtatcgatATTTTAAAATTATCAATTTTAAATTGATATTTATATTCAACTATTTATGCTTTCATATCATGTTCAGCATTTCTATTAAGAAGCAGCATGTCGTTTAAATAAGTGCAAACTCAGGGCGGCGTTcctcagtgcagtcagagacgcATCTATAAGGAGCGAGAGAGACTCTCTCGCGTGTT belongs to Myxocyprinus asiaticus isolate MX2 ecotype Aquarium Trade chromosome 43, UBuf_Myxa_2, whole genome shotgun sequence and includes:
- the frmd8 gene encoding FERM domain-containing protein 8, yielding MEEDDGDFIPEPSEHSHSQRGSVASSVTRAQDLLVYLASDSAVHMTLESLGCMNAQELGRNVREALNIPNSAVDVFAFWFCSPLLELQLKPKHQPYKLCRQWQDLLYRFTEAPAEDISQDEPSLLYKRNVFYPRSKELQIEDEGVLRLLYDEAKMNILQGRYPCDPEQWLTLGALSCAIELGTGLDDKAVRAAIREKKLSSFLPAHVALGGGFLSTLRGWGGRHAEMEQNLIKEYHSVCSSSASSSTQDPTVLLHQYLRNSHTLPYYGCAFFMGEIDKPAQGLLHRSGRKAVNVGISLEGVYVMDVKEKHVLLGLKFNELSWDHSYPETEGDSHILWLEFDGEEAGVPVNKLLKIYSKQAELMSGLIEFCVELRSVGESSATGTDGEVTPSQAPSGQVEGSEKTREKRQGKLRRLSSVVCSRVHSLSTISYVNDGKEIKRLKPKRAASFFTRQTQPPTYSAVEVTENLEHG